Sequence from the Amaranthus tricolor cultivar Red isolate AtriRed21 chromosome 16, ASM2621246v1, whole genome shotgun sequence genome:
TTTGTTTgtgtgtataagtatgaattttaaactataagtTTAAACTTGAATGTTGGgtataacttgaaatgttgtgtaaaagtttatttttgtgtaatttaagtatgaattttaacgtgtaagtttataacttggaatgttgtgtTTAACTTGGAATATTGTGTAAAATGTCATTGTTTATAAATTATGCaaatataagtttataactttaaatgTTATGTATATAGATTTGTTTTTATGTAttgtaagtatgaattttaaagtataagtttataacttgaatgttgtgtataatttgaaatgttgtgtataagtaCGATTGTAAGTATACgtttataacttaaaatgtcATTGTGTATAAGTTATTTAAGTATAAGTTTATGACTTGAAATGTtacataagtttttttttttaatattaaaagtatgaattttaaagtataagtttataacttgaaacGTTGTgtatataagttttttttgtgTATATAAGTATGAAGAAGTAAAAGTATGAATTTTAGCGTTTAAGGCATTGTATAATTTGAAATGTGGTGTATAACTTGGATTATTGTGtataactttaattattgtGTATAACTCATTTGGAATGTTGGTAATTTTACTAGTTGATGGATATATGATATAAGTAAGAATTATGTTATTGTgcatgtataagtatgaattttaaagtttaaggcatattgaaattgtgttgtatttgGTTGTAAattgtattattaatttattaggttgtataagtatgaattttaaagtttaaggcatattatttttgttgtaatattaagTTTGGTATGCACAATAAATTTCTTATGTTATGTGTTTTTTATAACTACAGTATTGAATTGCATTCCTTGAAATGCATCAAGTTATCGATCGGTGAAATGAAAAGGTTGACATGCATCAAGTTATCGATCGATGAAACGAAAAGGACAAGTTAAATCGTCGCGTTTGAACTGAATTTTTGCATAAGGTATTAGTAgattgtaaaatattttttatgaattttaatcaaatacgATTAgaactattaaaaattaaaatattaaattaattgtgaaaaaaataaataagagtgCTATATTGAATAggataggagggagtatgaagTTATTACTCATTACGCATTAACATAAAATAAGGAAAGGGAGTTACTAAATAtggccacccttttcattttatcgccacccctctaaatgtaattacgaattagcccctgatttttaaaaaattacaaaattgccactccctacaaatttcttatttataataataataataataataataataataataataacaacaataataataataataataattaacttttttatattcttcaaaaagaatataaataaaattaataataataacagtaataataataataataataataataataataataataataaaattaaaattaataattattattcaaaaagaaaaaaaaatgaatcaccCATAATCGGGCGAATTGGatcccggttcaatcgccaaaaagtggcgattgaactggggtccaatcgcccaattttgggcgattcatttttgtttttaaaatatgaatcgcccaaaattgggcgattggaccccggttcaatcgccacttttttggcgattgaaccgaGGTCCAATCGCCCGAttctgggcgattcaatttttttttctttttgaataataattattaattttaattttattattgttattattattattattattaattttatttatattctttttgaagaatataaaaagttaattattattattattgttgttattgatattattattaatattattattattattattattataaataagaaatttatagaGAGTggcaaaattataattttttaaaattagggacaaattcgtaatttcatttggagggaggaggcgataaaataaaaattgggaAAACGAAATTCACAACAAAAACTTGcacaattcaaaaaaatatcTCCAACTTTAGTTGACCCATAAATGATAAAACCCCTTCTTTAGGAAATCAAAAGTGCAAGTCACCCTTCGTCACCCGGTGACAATGCAATTCCAACATCCtcaaaatttgttaaaataccTCTATCCTCCTCCCTCATCCtcgattattaattattatattatttgtttcgATTATTTAGCCTCATTACCATCCAACATATAGACTAAAAACTTAGGTGTAGTAAATTAAagtaacaaattatttttaaaaaaaatataaaaataatacgatcatatttgaaaaatattacttcctttatttttcaaatgttctttcaatttattttttacattgattttaatgcaaatttttaaattaaatagttttaattatgaattattaaaatttttaaaaaattaatatttaaaaagtatatattgaaacgAGTCTAAGAAGATCCCACGTGgatatgttttttcttataaacCAATGAGAAATCGTAAttaaagtttgacactaaaattcgtaaattatattttagaagaacatatgaaaacggAGGGAATAAACAATTTTTCTTATAAACCATAAGACGTGCCCCATAATTGAGTTAAGTAACTTATAATAGAAACTTTAAGCATAATGAGTCTTTTATATAAACTTATCTCACAataagacagtctcatacaaatAACTGAAGTATACTTTCATCGTTCCAATTTAGTTGCAACATTGAAAGTATTTACACTATTCATTTAGCTTCCGTAAtctgtgattaatttttaatctatagttaaaacatagtcaagtgggatcttatttgattcgtctcgatgaaagattattaatatcaagttttaataattttttattatacataattaaagataattaaAGATAAGGGACGGAAAGAAGTAGTACCCTTCTATTAAACTTCTTTACTAACCCTACCTTACACACTCTCCCAAGACCATTCCAACCTCCAAAATGACcccactttctctctcttcttccctCATTCTTCACGtcttaaaaacccatttcaTTCTCCTCCCTCTCTTCAAAATCCCCCATGAAACACTTTTTTCCCATAAAAAATGAAGCCCAAAACCCACCCAAACCCAAAACCCGCCCAAAAGAGAAAAATGACCCGTTTTTATCCAACACCACTTCCACTTTGTTTTCGCCCTTGTACTACTACTCTTGAATATCATCACAAAAAAGAACACCAAAATTCAAGCATTAAAACAACTTATTCTACTCCAAATTTAACTACTTGTATATACCAAACTCATTTGGGTATGTTCTCATTAACTTGGTCACATTCCCTTTTTTCCCACTCTTTTAATCTTCATCTATATCCTCTCCCTTCTCCCTCTACACCCCCTTTTTCTCTCTCTACACCTTCTTTTCATGTTACCTTAAAACCCTTCATTTTTTGGAACAAAATTGGGGTTAAAAAGCTTCCACCTTTATTACCCTCCCAAAGCCCAATTTACATCTTTTGGGATCTTGCAAATGCATGGttcggacccggacccggacccgtttCTGGGTTTTACATTGCGGTTGTATTTGAAGGGGAGATTGTACTTTTAGTTGGGGATATGGAAAAAGAAGCTTTTTTGAAGATTAAAGGGAAGAAAGTTGCaatttttaatgattataaTGAGAGAAAGTTACAATCTTTGGTGATTAGAAGAGAACATGTTTTTGGGAATAAATTTTATTCTACAAGAAGTGAATTTGGTGGGAAATCTAGattaattttgattgaattaaATACAAGTAATGAAGAGGATCCGAGATTAGAGATCCGTTTTGATTCAAAACGGGTCTTACAAGTGAAGCATTTGAGATGGAAATTTAGAGGAAGTGAAAGAATTGAAATTGATGGGTACCCAATTCAACTTTCATGGGATGTTTATAATTGGTTATTTGAGGAAGATTGTGGTACATTTAATGATGAAGGTTATGCTTTATTTACATTTAGATTTGAAAAGGAAaataatgaagaacaaaaagtgaaaaaaaatgaagaaaatggtCAAAGTAATAAAGGGCAAAATGGTAATAATGATGACAAAAAAGGGGTAATTTGGTCACAAGATTCATGTGGGTTGAACTATGAAAGgaagaaattgaagaaaaaattgTTGGTAAAAACAAGAAGtgcatcttcttcttcaatttcatcaacatcatcaagtAGTTCAATTTTGGAATGGGAAAGTGTTGAAGAAAATGAATTGAAATGTCCAAATGGgttttctttacttttttatGCTTGGAGAAGTTGATATTCTCGttataaaaactataattagATTGCCACTTGTGAGATCCTTAGATTTTTGAGTAAATATTTTACTAatctttttgttgatttttttttttttttaatcattgaaACTAATACATTTTGATGATAGATTGTACTCCTTATACAAAAAATATAggtggaaaaaaaatcaaaatcaaaaacatttttttttttttgtttagattGATAATGATTGATGATCTACTATGATTCATAATTGTGAGATTTGAGCAAAGTTTGTTGAATGTTAAGAAAGGTTTGAATTTGTGTTTAATTACAATGCCAACGCTTGATTATTACTTCTTTTACATTGCTTTAATTTGCCTCAAAATGGTAAAGAAATCTAGGAATAGTATGATTTTATGATGAATACTTTTGTTGGCAAATTTCTGGTCCAAGTTATGACTAGATTTTCTTAACTAAAAGCGGCGGAGAATAGAAATACTAGTAAGTAGTAAGACTAGTAACTACTTGATcggtttattatatttgtaatatttatttttactttatttaatgcgttattttaaccatatatataaaatattacattatatatgataaaaaattatgaaagaattaatattttaaaagtatttGAATAAATGATTCAAACGATATCAAACttgattatattatttcttacacaatagtcgcaatatataaaataatcttaaatgataagtaatattaataatcgtCATGTAGTGAGTATTTCAAAACTGAAAAGTATGTTTTTAAGagattgcaacacaataataataataataataataataataataataataataattgaaaaataataataataattgaaaaataataataaattagtaaaaactacataattatatgaatagtattaaaagtaatagaagattaaaaaaaaataagtgaatgACACATAGTTTctccgtttcattatactttCAATTTATAGTTATATTTTTCAACATAACATGTCACTATCGGTTATAATTGAtaagtatttcaaaaataacttataagtatttcaaaaagaaggaaatatttaattttggcTATAGCATTAGAAATGAGTCAATTAAATCAATCTTAAATTATGTTAATTAAGAACACTAACAGTCAAATAGGAGTAATAGAATTTGTAAAATCTTGATATACAAAAAATATCTTACATCATTAATGCTTCATATTAGaatttatatatttacttattaatttattgatttttaaaaataggATGTCACatttaaattttaggaaaatttcACATAATAATTCTGAGGTTTTAGGAAAATTTCACATGATAACTCTGAGGTTTCgggtttttcacgtggtaactaAAACTTTTAAGAAATCTATATGGTGACTCTGAGATTTACTAAATTGTTCCACTGTGGCCATTTTGTACATAAAatgtttataaatgttaattttgAAGCTTTAAGGCTGTTGTACGTCTATTCATGCAACTTACGATTTCAAATTTCATCAATTTCAACCTTTTTTCCTCAAAATATAAATCCTAACTCACCATTTCAAGTACTATAtatgaatttgggagaaaaaaatGAGATTTGGGTGAAAGATGGtagaattagggtttatatttttAGGGGAAAAGGTTGAAAGAAACTGATGGAATTTGAAATTGTAAatcgcataaataggcgtacaataGCCTTAAAGCTCCGAAATTAACGTctgctaacgttttatgtgcaaaaaggtcacggtggaacaatttggtaaacctttgggttaccgcgtggattttttaaacattttggttaccacgtaaaaaacccaaaacctcaaaATTACCACGTaaatttttccattttatttacactaattcttaaatgagacgatctcattaTGAGATCATCTTtattgggctggcccaatatacactttttgtcttaaagtgatcacttataacgttaaaatgatcacttacaatacatagagtgattacttataaacttaaaacgattacttataatcttaaaataatcaattaaagaaatagactaattatatagaGCCGTCTCATGataagacgatctcatacaagacgagctgttTTATTTATCTTGATTACGATGAATCCTAAGTTTTGTTGATGTATTGTGCGACTGTGTCCAATGGGCTGTGTATTCGCCCATGGGTTTTCAGTTACTTCCATCAGTTTTAGAAGTAACCCGTATTTTAGGCATCCAAATAAATTAAGATTCCCTCCATTATTATTCTCTATTATCCATAATAAGATTTAGACACATATTTTAgagcaaaaaataaaatgtcaaaatccTCCCGAAAACTCCATCAACCAATTATAGTTATTAGATTGACTAATGAACCCtcaattacattttaagtaatgAAGAGGATCCTAACTCCCAAATAACGGCCTTCATTATTGGAAGATAGaacctaggttgcactaaaacagacacggacacggacacggacacgacatgGGTACGGGTatacgccaacttaaaaatggcggacacggggacacgaaaatggtaatataataaatatatcaaattaaagataattttacaatctttcatttgatatatgtaaataaacactttaaaaacataaaacacacataaaatgcaaataagtaccaaataaacaacatgagtatttaaaaatagtcatacaaaccaaatcaaagaaaaccaaataaataggtaaatttaagatttaaaaatcaagattaacaaataacacattaacaatttaacattaacaaataataattaacaaatattcaaagaggatatacaaaaaaatcatgaacaacatttcaacttttcaaaattcaaattacaaacacatgaacaatttaacattaacaaataacaattaataaatattcaaagaggatatacaaaaaaatcaaaaacaacatttcaacttttcaaaattcaaattacaaacactaagattaagaatttaagattaacaaataacacattaacaatttaacctTAACAAAtagcaattaacaaatattcaaagaggatatacaaaaaaatcaagaacaacatttcaacttttatttatattttttttttcaaaaaaacgtgtccttgactGCTTGTCGTGTCCTTTGCCGTGTCCGCGtatccgaaaaaatattaaaatattggacacttcatttggcgtgtcggacacggattttcgcgtgtccgtcgcgtgtccgtgtccgacacgtttccgacacgggacacgccAGTCTAGAGAAGTGTCCGTGTATTCTAGGATAAAACTATAGCCTCGTAAATTCAAATCAAC
This genomic interval carries:
- the LOC130802804 gene encoding uncharacterized protein LOC130802804, translated to MKPKTHPNPKPAQKRKMTRFYPTPLPLCFRPCTTTLEYHHKKEHQNSSIKTTYSTPNLTTCIYQTHLGMFSLTWSHSLFSHSFNLHLYPLPSPSTPPFSLSTPSFHVTLKPFIFWNKIGVKKLPPLLPSQSPIYIFWDLANAWFGPGPGPVSGFYIAVVFEGEIVLLVGDMEKEAFLKIKGKKVAIFNDYNERKLQSLVIRREHVFGNKFYSTRSEFGGKSRLILIELNTSNEEDPRLEIRFDSKRVLQVKHLRWKFRGSERIEIDGYPIQLSWDVYNWLFEEDCGTFNDEGYALFTFRFEKENNEEQKVKKNEENGQSNKGQNGNNDDKKGVIWSQDSCGLNYERKKLKKKLLVKTRSASSSSISSTSSSSSILEWESVEENELKCPNGFSLLFYAWRS